The following proteins are co-located in the uncultured Draconibacterium sp. genome:
- a CDS encoding M1 family metallopeptidase — MSFYKYIYILFFILGCLKIHAQNHNSRFESIDVQHYKFEIHLNDTTNRIEGTSKVTVKFLKPAENVIFDFVHTDDQNKGMSVESVKLENQPLKFSHNNNLLNIELQKAAQKNEILNFTVEYAGVPADGLVISKNKYDKRTFFGDNWPDRANNWLPCVDHPSDKATLEFLVYAPDHYEVISNGLLVEKKTLEKNVEFTHWKEDMPLSTKLMVIGVADFAIGNKITYKNIPVSSWVFQENAEQGFSNYKYGTEALSYFSELIGPYSYEKLAHVQSKTRYGGMENASCIFYSENSATAETSQERLFAHEVAHQWFGNSVTEQNWHHVWLSEGFATYLTHVYMQHFYGDNLFKERMNDDRDRVISYSKRNLAPIIDTTVTEYIRLLNANSYQKASWVLHMLRHKLGDEIFFNGLRKYYADFQNVTALTKDFQNVMESVSGEDLDKFFKQWLWQAGHPVLNVNWEQVKENFHLTIQQNQTDYLFQFPIDIELFYEDGTTEMKILRIDKRKLSLSVPVKNKVKKLIIDPEVKLLFEIGE, encoded by the coding sequence ATGAGTTTTTACAAATATATATATATACTTTTTTTTATTTTAGGCTGCTTAAAGATTCATGCGCAAAATCACAACTCCCGTTTTGAAAGTATTGACGTACAACATTACAAATTTGAGATTCATTTAAACGATACAACAAATCGGATTGAAGGTACAAGTAAAGTCACGGTAAAATTTTTAAAACCCGCTGAGAATGTAATATTTGATTTTGTACATACAGATGATCAAAATAAAGGAATGTCAGTTGAATCTGTAAAACTTGAAAATCAACCCTTAAAATTTAGTCACAATAATAATTTGCTCAACATTGAACTACAGAAAGCGGCACAAAAAAACGAAATACTAAACTTTACCGTTGAATACGCAGGTGTTCCGGCAGATGGTTTGGTAATTTCGAAAAACAAATACGATAAGCGAACTTTTTTTGGCGATAACTGGCCCGACCGTGCCAATAACTGGTTGCCTTGCGTCGATCATCCTTCGGACAAAGCAACACTCGAATTTTTGGTTTACGCACCTGATCATTATGAAGTAATTTCGAATGGTCTTCTGGTTGAGAAAAAAACACTTGAAAAAAATGTCGAATTTACCCACTGGAAAGAAGATATGCCTTTGTCGACTAAACTTATGGTAATTGGTGTTGCTGATTTTGCAATTGGAAATAAAATCACGTACAAAAACATTCCTGTGAGTTCGTGGGTATTTCAAGAGAATGCAGAACAAGGTTTTAGCAACTACAAATATGGCACCGAAGCACTCTCCTACTTTTCTGAATTAATTGGCCCCTACTCGTACGAAAAGTTGGCGCATGTGCAATCAAAAACGCGTTATGGAGGAATGGAAAATGCCAGTTGCATCTTTTATTCCGAAAACTCTGCAACGGCTGAAACAAGCCAGGAACGTTTATTCGCGCATGAAGTGGCTCACCAATGGTTTGGCAATTCGGTTACTGAACAAAACTGGCATCATGTATGGCTTAGCGAAGGATTTGCCACCTATCTTACCCACGTTTACATGCAACATTTTTATGGCGACAATCTGTTTAAAGAAAGGATGAATGACGACCGTGATCGAGTGATTTCCTATTCAAAACGAAATCTGGCACCAATAATTGATACAACAGTTACGGAATATATTCGTTTATTAAATGCCAATTCGTATCAAAAGGCAAGTTGGGTTTTGCACATGTTGCGCCACAAACTGGGCGATGAAATTTTCTTTAATGGGCTTCGAAAGTATTATGCTGATTTCCAAAATGTAACAGCATTAACAAAGGATTTTCAGAATGTAATGGAAAGCGTTTCAGGTGAAGATTTGGATAAATTTTTCAAACAGTGGCTTTGGCAGGCTGGACATCCTGTTTTGAATGTGAATTGGGAACAGGTTAAAGAAAATTTCCATCTAACGATTCAGCAAAATCAGACCGATTATTTGTTTCAATTCCCGATTGATATTGAATTGTTCTATGAAGATGGAACTACCGAAATGAAAATTTTACGAATTGATAAACGAAAATTAAGTCTATCGGTACCTGTAAAAAACAAAGTCAAGAAATTGATCATTGATCCGGAGGTAAAACTTCTATTTGAGATTGGCGAATAA